In Bactrocera oleae isolate idBacOlea1 chromosome 3, idBacOlea1, whole genome shotgun sequence, a genomic segment contains:
- the LOC106623173 gene encoding centrosomal protein of 104 kDa isoform X2, with product MAKKIPFNVVFATDEDPAFPASELNTHGPTVHGWRSTPGNTITPHDIVLRFHRPAKICRIQILAHQFLIPEKVELWLHYSPKGIPSTPSSQCFDFLGFVALSDNAATNYKSRELQSVSVNPRRGTHLKLRLSTAHRNDYNPDGQVALIAVNVLGEELDRNVTVTAAESVAQAESQNAGGNGNGNGTAAMSNEQNNIELIAPTGSAAEPALVSICDDLLFSMYVEESIAEIVRVMEEKKLQAVGAERFEYARKLKLCMTALRTAGERLGRYALAKRQAVQQEDFTTAKLRKEQIEMYKSLVLKHLLVDELLEGNGLNASNDLASEVYASKPILPPAPSLQDVAQALAEAHYQTSTMSPKSVQDDRSSLDGCSSSGGGGCGGTTNSAPAGIAQTHANDSLSLSSNANLRKSHDDIPVSPKLGKGRSPSRHSSPMSSRQGSLRRRNKSAPRNSYEDYEERAVPALRQECQGTALLEADPNRGRSRLNDRERRQAALPILVFGNDMVEQFYSRQFQDREDGLISLRNFLKGVDVEQSNTNANNSGSESTAGPNKVARSAALLLHRAVRDAVYSVFSQATETVRVLFLEYVPRRVSQSEVARCVDRLLPELLAKSGDPSARIHTLAQHTILSIAACPEVIEQHLVAPALSRSVSSGTHPRLALSRMQMLEQLVLSQGIGTDKHSGLTCRALSECGCSGIHHPAEPVRKVAERILLLVYKVNPRLVRKQLPPDDDITRRNLLYRQLFTEFDKLDLERKKEMLEANKYSTHNNSDPITPPPNRGRNDLEHLQQAGSSCGGGAGSGSDSRSSPYGYMYSTKSPDLQSSPMRRSETRILKSKSGHALGGTNGYASGSSGGGNGISSGSTGGLVGTFSNCNGKQQYNEQLKRSMISASNSRKGSNSNSNSESLEEPPDVIHCPFCDWCCSSSDQSQLDRHYWKSCPFLTKCPQCSQVLEVAALNYHLTKECEAKDSYVMCERCTESVHKQLYDLHQMEDYCRELKTGAARCPLCHDDVHLPLDGGWKLHLLSSTGCPGNTRRRAKKSN from the exons ATGAAGACCCCGCCTTTCCTGCTAGCGAGCTCAACACACATGGTCCGACAGTGCATGGCTGGCGTAGTACCCCCGGTAATACCATTACACCGCACGACATCGTACTGCGTTTCCACAGACCAGCGAAGATATGTCGAATACAAATCTTAGCGCATCAGTTCCTTATAC CTGAGAAAGTTGAGCTATGGCTGCACTACTCGCCAAAGGGCATACCGAGCACACCTTCCTCACAATGCTTTGATTTCCTCGGCTTTGTTGCGCTTTCCGACAACGCGGCCACCAATTACAAGTCGCGCGAACTGCAAAGCGTGTCGGTGAATCCGCGACGCGGTACACATCTAAAGCTACGCCTCAGCACCGCACATCGCAACGACTACAACCCGGACGGACAAGTTGCTCTGATTGCGGTCAATGTCTTGGGCGAAGAGTTGGATAGGAATGTAACGGTTACAGCGGCAGAAAGTGTTGCGCAAGCAGAGTCACAGAACGCCGGCGGCAATGGCAATGGCAACGGCACTGCAGCTATGAGCAATGAGCAAAACAACATTGAGTTGATTGCTCCGACTGGGTCTGCGGCCGAGCCAGCTTTGGTTTCCATCTGTGATGATTTGCTCTTTTCCATGTATGTCGAGGAGTCCATTGCGGAGATCGTACGCGTAATGGAGGAGAAGAAATTGCAGGCGGTCGGCGCGGAGCGTTTTGAGTATGCGCGCAAGTTAAAGCTTTGTATGACAGCGCTGCGCACAGCCGGTGAGCGTTTGGGTCGTTACGCGCTGGCTAAACGTCAGGCGGTGCAACAGGAGGATTTCACTACCGCTAAGTTGCGGAAAGAGCAAATAGAAATGTACAAGTCACTAGTGTTAAAGCACTTGTTGGTCGACGAATTACTGGAAGGGAACGGCTTGAATGCTTCTAATGATTTGGCAAGCGAAGTGTATGCCAGTAAACCGATATTGCCACCTGCGCCAAGTCTGCAAGACGTCGCACAAGCGCTAGCCGAAGCACACTATCAAACAAGCACAATGAGCCCGAAGAGCGTACAAGACGATCGTTCCTCCTTAGATGGTTGTAGTTCGAGCGGCGGTGGGGGCTGTGGTGGGACCACCAATTCTGCGCCAGCTGGTATAGCACAAACTCATGCAAATGATAGTCTTTCACTCTCATCAAATGCGAATCTGCGGAAATCACACGACGACATACCTGTTTCGCCCAAGTTGGGGAAAGGACGTAGCCCAAGTCGACATAGTTCGCCCATGTCCAGCCGTCAAGGTTCGTTACGCCGTAGAAACAAAAGTGCGCCACGAAATTCCTACGAAGATTATGAAGAGCGTGCTGTCCCGGCGTTGAGACA GGAATGTCAAGGTACCGCTCTACTGGAGGCCGATCCCAACCGCGGACGTTCGCGCTTAAACGATCGCGAGCGTCGTCAGGCTGCACTGCCGATTCTCGTGTTCGGCAATGATATG GTTGAACAATTCTATTCGCGTCAATTTCAGGATCGCGAGGATGGTTTGATAAGTTTGCGTAACTTTCTAAAAGGCGTGGATGTCGAACAGTCGAATACGAATGCGAACAATTCGGGCAGCGAGAGTACGGCTGGCCCTAACAAGGTGGCGCGCAGTGCTGCGCTGTTGCTCCACCGTGCGGTTCGCGATGCTGTCTACTCGGTGTTCAGTCAAGCCACTGAAACTGTACGCGTGCTCTTTCTCGAATATGTGCCTAGACGTGTGTCACAAAGTGAAGTGGCGCGTTGCGTCGACCGTTTGCTGCCCGAACTCTTAGCTAAGTCTGGTGATCCATCAGCGCGTATCCACACTTTGGCTCAACACACCATACTTAGTATTGCCGCTTGTCCAGAAGTGATTGAGCAGCATTTGGTGGCGCCAGCGCTTTCACGTAGCGTTAGTTCGGGCACACATCCACGGTTGGCGCTTAGTCGCATGCAAATGCTGGAGCAATTGGTACTCAGTCAAGGTATCGGCACTGATAAGCATAGCGGTTTAACCTGTCGCGCACTTTCCGAGTGCGGGTGCTCCGGTATACATCATCCCGCTGAGCCGGTGCGTAAGGTGGCCGAACGTATTTTGTTGCTAGTGTATAAAGTGAATCCACGTCTAGTGCGAAAGCAGTTACCACCGGACGATGATATAACCAGACGCAATCTGCTCTATCGTCAATTATTCACCGAATTCGATAAGTTGGATTTGGAGCGTAAGAAGGAAATGCTAGAGGCAAATAAATACTCCACACACAATAACAGTGATCCAATAACGCCACCACCAAATCGTGGTCGCAATGATTTGGAGCACTTGCAGCAAGCCGGGAGCAGCTGCGGCGGTGGTGCTGGGAGTGGCAGCGATAGCCGTAGTAGTCCTTATGGTTATATGTATAGCACAAAATCCCCGGATCTGCAATCCAGTCCGATGCGTCGCTCTGAGACGCGCATACTGAAAAGTAAAAGTGGTCATGCGCTTGGTGGCACGAATGGTTACGCGAGTGGTAGCAGTGGCGGAGGTAATGGAATAAGTAGTGGTAGTACCGGTGGTCTGGTAGGCACATTTTCAAACTGCAATGGCAAACAGCAGTACAATGAGCAACTAAAGCGTTCAATGATATCTGCAAGCAACTCTAGAAAGGGCTCAAATTCGAACTCGAATTCGGAATCATTAGAAGAACCACCCGATGTGAT CCATTGCCCATTTTGCGATTGGTGCTGCAGTAGCAGCGATCAGTCTCAATTGGATCGTCATTACTGGAAGTCCTGTCCATTCCTAACCAAGTGCCCTCAATGCAGCCAAGTACTCGAAGTGGCGGCCCTAAATTATCATCTCACAA AGGAATGCGAGGCCAAGGATAGCTATGTGATGTGTGAACGCTGTACCGAGTCGGTGCACAAGCAATTGTATGACTTGCATCAAATGGAAGACTATTGTCGCG aatTGAAGACAGGTGCTGCGCGTTGCCCACTGTGCCACGATGATGTACATCTGCCACTGGACGGTGGCTGGAAGTTACATTTACTCAGCTCTACAGGTTGTCCTGGCAACACTAGACGCCgtgcaaaaaaatcaaactAA
- the LOC106623173 gene encoding centrosomal protein of 104 kDa isoform X1 → MAKKIPFNVVFATDEDPAFPASELNTHGPTVHGWRSTPGNTITPHDIVLRFHRPAKICRIQILAHQFLIPEKVELWLHYSPKGIPSTPSSQCFDFLGFVALSDNAATNYKSRELQSVSVNPRRGTHLKLRLSTAHRNDYNPDGQVALIAVNVLGEELDRNVTVTAAESVAQAESQNAGGNGNGNGTAAMSNEQNNIELIAPTGSAAEPALVSICDDLLFSMYVEESIAEIVRVMEEKKLQAVGAERFEYARKLKLCMTALRTAGERLGRYALAKRQAVQQEDFTTAKLRKEQIEMYKSLVLKHLLVDELLEGNGLNASNDLASEVYASKPILPPAPSLQDVAQALAEAHYQTSTMSPKSVQDDRSSLDGCSSSGGGGCGGTTNSAPAGIAQTHANDSLSLSSNANLRKSHDDIPVSPKLGKGRSPSRHSSPMSSRQGSLRRRNKSAPRNSYEDYEERAVPALRHSNTNEFLRECQGTALLEADPNRGRSRLNDRERRQAALPILVFGNDMVEQFYSRQFQDREDGLISLRNFLKGVDVEQSNTNANNSGSESTAGPNKVARSAALLLHRAVRDAVYSVFSQATETVRVLFLEYVPRRVSQSEVARCVDRLLPELLAKSGDPSARIHTLAQHTILSIAACPEVIEQHLVAPALSRSVSSGTHPRLALSRMQMLEQLVLSQGIGTDKHSGLTCRALSECGCSGIHHPAEPVRKVAERILLLVYKVNPRLVRKQLPPDDDITRRNLLYRQLFTEFDKLDLERKKEMLEANKYSTHNNSDPITPPPNRGRNDLEHLQQAGSSCGGGAGSGSDSRSSPYGYMYSTKSPDLQSSPMRRSETRILKSKSGHALGGTNGYASGSSGGGNGISSGSTGGLVGTFSNCNGKQQYNEQLKRSMISASNSRKGSNSNSNSESLEEPPDVIHCPFCDWCCSSSDQSQLDRHYWKSCPFLTKCPQCSQVLEVAALNYHLTKECEAKDSYVMCERCTESVHKQLYDLHQMEDYCRELKTGAARCPLCHDDVHLPLDGGWKLHLLSSTGCPGNTRRRAKKSN, encoded by the exons ATGAAGACCCCGCCTTTCCTGCTAGCGAGCTCAACACACATGGTCCGACAGTGCATGGCTGGCGTAGTACCCCCGGTAATACCATTACACCGCACGACATCGTACTGCGTTTCCACAGACCAGCGAAGATATGTCGAATACAAATCTTAGCGCATCAGTTCCTTATAC CTGAGAAAGTTGAGCTATGGCTGCACTACTCGCCAAAGGGCATACCGAGCACACCTTCCTCACAATGCTTTGATTTCCTCGGCTTTGTTGCGCTTTCCGACAACGCGGCCACCAATTACAAGTCGCGCGAACTGCAAAGCGTGTCGGTGAATCCGCGACGCGGTACACATCTAAAGCTACGCCTCAGCACCGCACATCGCAACGACTACAACCCGGACGGACAAGTTGCTCTGATTGCGGTCAATGTCTTGGGCGAAGAGTTGGATAGGAATGTAACGGTTACAGCGGCAGAAAGTGTTGCGCAAGCAGAGTCACAGAACGCCGGCGGCAATGGCAATGGCAACGGCACTGCAGCTATGAGCAATGAGCAAAACAACATTGAGTTGATTGCTCCGACTGGGTCTGCGGCCGAGCCAGCTTTGGTTTCCATCTGTGATGATTTGCTCTTTTCCATGTATGTCGAGGAGTCCATTGCGGAGATCGTACGCGTAATGGAGGAGAAGAAATTGCAGGCGGTCGGCGCGGAGCGTTTTGAGTATGCGCGCAAGTTAAAGCTTTGTATGACAGCGCTGCGCACAGCCGGTGAGCGTTTGGGTCGTTACGCGCTGGCTAAACGTCAGGCGGTGCAACAGGAGGATTTCACTACCGCTAAGTTGCGGAAAGAGCAAATAGAAATGTACAAGTCACTAGTGTTAAAGCACTTGTTGGTCGACGAATTACTGGAAGGGAACGGCTTGAATGCTTCTAATGATTTGGCAAGCGAAGTGTATGCCAGTAAACCGATATTGCCACCTGCGCCAAGTCTGCAAGACGTCGCACAAGCGCTAGCCGAAGCACACTATCAAACAAGCACAATGAGCCCGAAGAGCGTACAAGACGATCGTTCCTCCTTAGATGGTTGTAGTTCGAGCGGCGGTGGGGGCTGTGGTGGGACCACCAATTCTGCGCCAGCTGGTATAGCACAAACTCATGCAAATGATAGTCTTTCACTCTCATCAAATGCGAATCTGCGGAAATCACACGACGACATACCTGTTTCGCCCAAGTTGGGGAAAGGACGTAGCCCAAGTCGACATAGTTCGCCCATGTCCAGCCGTCAAGGTTCGTTACGCCGTAGAAACAAAAGTGCGCCACGAAATTCCTACGAAGATTATGAAGAGCGTGCTGTCCCGGCGTTGAGACA TTCAAATACTAATGAATTTTTAAGGGAATGTCAAGGTACCGCTCTACTGGAGGCCGATCCCAACCGCGGACGTTCGCGCTTAAACGATCGCGAGCGTCGTCAGGCTGCACTGCCGATTCTCGTGTTCGGCAATGATATG GTTGAACAATTCTATTCGCGTCAATTTCAGGATCGCGAGGATGGTTTGATAAGTTTGCGTAACTTTCTAAAAGGCGTGGATGTCGAACAGTCGAATACGAATGCGAACAATTCGGGCAGCGAGAGTACGGCTGGCCCTAACAAGGTGGCGCGCAGTGCTGCGCTGTTGCTCCACCGTGCGGTTCGCGATGCTGTCTACTCGGTGTTCAGTCAAGCCACTGAAACTGTACGCGTGCTCTTTCTCGAATATGTGCCTAGACGTGTGTCACAAAGTGAAGTGGCGCGTTGCGTCGACCGTTTGCTGCCCGAACTCTTAGCTAAGTCTGGTGATCCATCAGCGCGTATCCACACTTTGGCTCAACACACCATACTTAGTATTGCCGCTTGTCCAGAAGTGATTGAGCAGCATTTGGTGGCGCCAGCGCTTTCACGTAGCGTTAGTTCGGGCACACATCCACGGTTGGCGCTTAGTCGCATGCAAATGCTGGAGCAATTGGTACTCAGTCAAGGTATCGGCACTGATAAGCATAGCGGTTTAACCTGTCGCGCACTTTCCGAGTGCGGGTGCTCCGGTATACATCATCCCGCTGAGCCGGTGCGTAAGGTGGCCGAACGTATTTTGTTGCTAGTGTATAAAGTGAATCCACGTCTAGTGCGAAAGCAGTTACCACCGGACGATGATATAACCAGACGCAATCTGCTCTATCGTCAATTATTCACCGAATTCGATAAGTTGGATTTGGAGCGTAAGAAGGAAATGCTAGAGGCAAATAAATACTCCACACACAATAACAGTGATCCAATAACGCCACCACCAAATCGTGGTCGCAATGATTTGGAGCACTTGCAGCAAGCCGGGAGCAGCTGCGGCGGTGGTGCTGGGAGTGGCAGCGATAGCCGTAGTAGTCCTTATGGTTATATGTATAGCACAAAATCCCCGGATCTGCAATCCAGTCCGATGCGTCGCTCTGAGACGCGCATACTGAAAAGTAAAAGTGGTCATGCGCTTGGTGGCACGAATGGTTACGCGAGTGGTAGCAGTGGCGGAGGTAATGGAATAAGTAGTGGTAGTACCGGTGGTCTGGTAGGCACATTTTCAAACTGCAATGGCAAACAGCAGTACAATGAGCAACTAAAGCGTTCAATGATATCTGCAAGCAACTCTAGAAAGGGCTCAAATTCGAACTCGAATTCGGAATCATTAGAAGAACCACCCGATGTGAT CCATTGCCCATTTTGCGATTGGTGCTGCAGTAGCAGCGATCAGTCTCAATTGGATCGTCATTACTGGAAGTCCTGTCCATTCCTAACCAAGTGCCCTCAATGCAGCCAAGTACTCGAAGTGGCGGCCCTAAATTATCATCTCACAA AGGAATGCGAGGCCAAGGATAGCTATGTGATGTGTGAACGCTGTACCGAGTCGGTGCACAAGCAATTGTATGACTTGCATCAAATGGAAGACTATTGTCGCG aatTGAAGACAGGTGCTGCGCGTTGCCCACTGTGCCACGATGATGTACATCTGCCACTGGACGGTGGCTGGAAGTTACATTTACTCAGCTCTACAGGTTGTCCTGGCAACACTAGACGCCgtgcaaaaaaatcaaactAA